A stretch of the Flavobacterium aquiphilum genome encodes the following:
- a CDS encoding hemolysin family protein — MEISIIILCLILCAFFSGMEIAFISSNKIYLELEKKQDSFVSKTLTKLTEKPSKFIAAMLIGNNIALVVYGFFMGELLMGWILRLDLHFSDLTSLFIQTVISTFIVLITAEFLPKVFFQIYANSVIKFFAIPAYFFYKLFYFISTFLIWISDFVLKKFFKTEGDQVQLYFSKVELGNYINEQMSTVDEHEEVDSEIQIFRNALDFSGTKARDVMTPRTEIAAVEVGESVEDLKELFIETGYSKIVIYQNSLDDIIGYVHSFDLFKKPLSIEEIVIPVEFIPETIYVKDAMDLLTKKRKSVAVVLDEYGGTSGILTIEDIVEELFGEIEDEHDDLDEELIEKELEDGVFLFSARFDVEYLNQTYKLSIPESDSYGTLGGFIVNFTKEIPQKGDQFTIENYHFVIEEATNKKIELVKMTIKD, encoded by the coding sequence ATGGAAATAAGTATCATAATATTGTGTTTAATACTATGTGCTTTTTTTTCAGGAATGGAAATCGCTTTTATTTCCTCCAATAAAATTTATTTGGAGTTAGAAAAAAAGCAAGACAGTTTTGTCTCTAAAACCCTGACCAAACTTACCGAGAAGCCATCGAAATTTATTGCAGCAATGCTTATTGGAAACAATATCGCACTGGTTGTTTACGGATTTTTCATGGGTGAACTGTTAATGGGTTGGATTTTGCGGCTTGATTTGCATTTTTCAGATTTGACCAGCCTGTTTATTCAAACTGTGATTTCTACCTTCATTGTTTTGATTACCGCAGAGTTTTTGCCGAAAGTTTTTTTTCAGATTTACGCCAATTCGGTTATTAAATTTTTCGCCATTCCGGCTTATTTTTTTTATAAGTTATTCTATTTTATTTCTACTTTTTTGATTTGGATTTCTGATTTTGTTTTGAAAAAATTTTTCAAAACCGAAGGGGATCAGGTGCAGCTTTATTTTAGTAAAGTGGAATTGGGTAATTATATCAACGAGCAAATGAGCACGGTTGACGAGCATGAAGAAGTGGATTCTGAAATACAGATATTCAGAAATGCGTTGGATTTTTCTGGTACAAAGGCCCGTGATGTTATGACCCCGAGAACTGAAATTGCAGCCGTTGAAGTTGGTGAATCGGTGGAGGATCTTAAAGAATTGTTTATCGAGACCGGTTATTCTAAGATAGTCATTTATCAAAATTCATTGGACGATATTATCGGTTATGTCCATTCTTTTGATTTGTTTAAAAAGCCTTTGTCGATCGAAGAGATTGTTATTCCAGTGGAGTTTATTCCGGAAACGATTTATGTAAAAGACGCCATGGATTTATTGACTAAAAAAAGAAAGAGCGTTGCGGTCGTGTTAGATGAATACGGAGGGACATCAGGAATTCTAACCATTGAGGATATTGTTGAAGAACTTTTTGGCGAAATAGAAGATGAACACGATGATTTGGATGAAGAATTGATTGAAAAAGAGTTGGAAGATGGCGTTTTTCTATTCTCTGCCCGTTTTGATGTAGAGTATTTAAATCAAACCTATAAACTGTCAATTCCCGAAAGTGATTCATACGGAACACTAGGTGGATTTATAGTAAATTTCACCAAAGAAATTCCTCAAAAAGGTGATCAATTTACGATCGAAAATTATCATTTTGTCATTGAAGAAGCCACAAATAAGAAGATTGAATTGGTTAAAATGACAATCAAAGACTGA
- a CDS encoding response regulator: MKKLNSVLLIDDDMATNFISKMIIKKAGITDHIETVLNGKQALDYLTNSGQYQKEDNIFPQPMLILLDINMPVMDGWEFAEAFEKLDENQKGHIIIVMLTSSLNPDDREKASNFKAISGFQNKALTLEGLTSIMNTFFPE; encoded by the coding sequence ATGAAAAAATTAAATTCTGTTTTACTAATTGATGATGATATGGCAACCAATTTCATCAGCAAAATGATAATCAAAAAAGCTGGAATTACAGACCATATTGAAACCGTTTTGAATGGAAAACAAGCATTAGACTACTTAACAAATAGTGGTCAATACCAAAAAGAGGATAACATATTTCCACAACCTATGCTCATTTTACTGGATATCAATATGCCGGTAATGGATGGATGGGAATTTGCCGAAGCTTTTGAAAAATTGGACGAAAACCAAAAAGGCCATATAATAATTGTCATGCTTACCAGCTCGCTAAACCCTGATGACAGAGAAAAAGCTTCAAATTTTAAAGCAATTTCAGGTTTTCAAAACAAAGCACTTACCCTCGAAGGATTGACTTCGATTATGAATACGTTTTTTCCAGAATAA
- a CDS encoding mevalonate kinase family protein produces MKGPLFYSKILLFGEYGIIRDSKGLSIPYNFYNGALKKSENPSDEAIQSNGHLKRFVAYLEQLQKDQPNLVTFDLVTLNNDVETGMYFDSSIPQGYGVGSSGALVAAIYDKYAQDKITVLENLTREKLLTLKTIFSQMESFFHGKSSGLDPLNSYLSIPILINSKDNIEATGIPTQSFDGKGAVFLLDSGIVGETAPMVNIFMENLKDKGFRAMLKNQFVKYTDACVENFLGGDMKSLFENTKKLSKVVLNNFKPMIPEQFHGIWQEGIESNDYYLKLCGSGGGGYILGFTQDLEKAKESLKDFKLEVVYQF; encoded by the coding sequence ATGAAAGGACCTTTATTTTACTCAAAAATATTACTCTTTGGAGAGTACGGAATTATTCGCGATTCAAAGGGATTGTCAATACCTTACAATTTTTACAATGGAGCTTTAAAGAAAAGTGAAAATCCTTCAGATGAAGCGATTCAGTCTAATGGGCATTTGAAACGATTTGTAGCTTATTTGGAGCAATTGCAAAAAGATCAGCCAAACTTGGTGACTTTTGATTTGGTGACTTTAAATAATGATGTGGAGACGGGAATGTATTTTGATTCCAGCATTCCGCAAGGATACGGAGTGGGAAGCAGCGGTGCTTTGGTGGCTGCTATTTATGACAAATATGCCCAAGATAAAATTACTGTTTTAGAGAATTTGACACGTGAAAAGTTATTGACTCTAAAAACAATTTTTTCTCAAATGGAGAGTTTTTTCCATGGGAAAAGTTCCGGACTTGATCCTTTGAATAGTTATTTGAGCATACCAATTTTAATTAATTCCAAAGACAATATTGAAGCAACAGGAATTCCTACCCAAAGCTTTGACGGAAAAGGAGCAGTGTTTTTATTGGATTCTGGAATCGTTGGGGAAACAGCTCCAATGGTTAATATTTTTATGGAAAACCTTAAAGACAAAGGGTTTCGTGCGATGCTGAAAAACCAATTTGTAAAATATACGGATGCCTGTGTGGAGAATTTTTTGGGCGGCGACATGAAATCATTATTTGAAAACACCAAAAAATTATCAAAAGTGGTACTGAATAATTTCAAGCCGATGATTCCTGAGCAATTTCATGGCATTTGGCAAGAAGGTATAGAGTCAAATGACTATTATCTGAAACTGTGCGGATCAGGCGGTGGTGGTTATATACTTGGATTCACTCAAGATTTGGAAAAGGCAAAAGAGTCATTGAAGGATTTTAAATTGGAAGTTGTTTATCAATTTTAA
- a CDS encoding diphosphomevalonate/mevalonate 3,5-bisphosphate decarboxylase family protein: protein MLEIADFIPSKYNNTIDRGSFSWSAPSNIALVKYWGKKDKQIPANPSVSFTLNNCKTITSLAFAKKQNDGNFSFDLLFEGKPKEDFKPKIQKFLERVEVYLPFLKDYHFTIDTQNTFPHSSGIASSASGMAALAMNFMSLEKALNPAMTEEYFLSKASFLARLGSGSACRSVKGQVVVWGNQSNIKRSTDLYGVEYPYEIHPVFNNFQDTILLVDKGEKQVSSTVGHDLMHNHPFAERRFAQAHENLDKLIPVFKNGDLEEFIKIVESEALTLHAMMMTSLPYFILMKPNTLQIINAIWKFRNETKIPVCFTLDAGANVHVLYPNEFKENVLQFIKAELVGYCQNGQYLCDEIGNGALSN, encoded by the coding sequence ATGTTAGAAATTGCCGATTTTATCCCATCAAAATATAATAACACCATAGATCGGGGAAGTTTTTCCTGGAGTGCTCCCAGTAACATTGCCTTGGTGAAATATTGGGGAAAAAAAGACAAGCAGATTCCCGCAAATCCGTCCGTCAGTTTTACGTTGAACAATTGTAAAACGATCACTTCTTTGGCTTTTGCCAAAAAACAAAACGACGGCAATTTCTCTTTCGATTTATTATTCGAAGGAAAACCCAAGGAAGACTTCAAACCCAAAATTCAAAAATTTTTGGAAAGAGTTGAGGTATATCTCCCGTTTCTGAAAGATTATCATTTTACAATCGATACACAAAACACCTTTCCGCACAGTTCAGGAATCGCTTCGTCTGCTTCGGGAATGGCGGCGTTGGCGATGAATTTTATGAGTTTGGAAAAAGCCCTAAATCCAGCAATGACCGAAGAATATTTTCTGAGTAAAGCTTCGTTTTTGGCACGATTAGGTTCGGGAAGTGCCTGCCGAAGCGTGAAAGGTCAAGTGGTGGTTTGGGGAAATCAGTCGAATATAAAAAGAAGCACCGATTTGTATGGAGTTGAATATCCGTATGAAATTCATCCTGTTTTCAATAATTTTCAGGACACAATTTTATTGGTTGACAAGGGAGAAAAACAGGTTTCGAGCACGGTTGGCCATGATTTGATGCACAACCACCCATTTGCCGAAAGGCGTTTTGCCCAAGCGCATGAAAATTTGGATAAATTGATTCCGGTTTTCAAAAATGGTGATTTGGAGGAATTTATCAAAATTGTGGAAAGCGAGGCTTTGACACTACATGCGATGATGATGACTTCTTTGCCGTATTTTATTTTGATGAAACCGAATACGTTGCAGATTATCAATGCGATTTGGAAGTTTAGAAACGAGACTAAAATTCCGGTTTGTTTCACTTTAGATGCGGGAGCAAATGTGCATGTTTTGTATCCAAATGAGTTCAAAGAAAACGTATTGCAATTTATTAAGGCAGAATTAGTTGGCTATTGCCAAAATGGTCAGTATCTTTGCGACGAAATTGGAAACGGGGCTTTATCAAATTGA
- a CDS encoding type III pantothenate kinase — protein sequence MVLTIDVGNSRIKGAVFEKDNSLELFVFSRDEIQKKIEIILKKYPKITHLVVASVGKADKDLFLNFKNELDVWFISHEDAFPFVNNYATPKTLGIDRMVLAAGATLQFKGQNRLIIDAGTCVTYDFVDENDVYHGGAISPGLRLRYESLHNFTEKLPLLQVNNPKHFVGDSTAEAIHSGIVNGLVYEISGFVDEYKSKHTNFIIILTGGDSEFLAKRLKNTIFANSNFLLESLNRIFQYKIGND from the coding sequence ATGGTTTTAACTATTGATGTTGGGAATTCAAGAATTAAAGGCGCTGTTTTTGAGAAGGATAACTCCTTGGAGCTATTCGTTTTTTCTAGAGATGAAATTCAAAAAAAAATTGAAATTATTTTGAAAAAATATCCAAAAATTACGCATTTGGTCGTGGCTTCAGTTGGAAAAGCCGATAAAGATTTGTTTTTGAACTTTAAAAATGAGCTTGATGTATGGTTTATTTCTCATGAAGACGCCTTTCCTTTTGTTAATAATTATGCTACCCCAAAAACATTAGGTATTGACAGAATGGTCTTGGCAGCTGGGGCAACTTTACAGTTTAAAGGCCAAAATCGATTAATTATTGATGCTGGAACTTGCGTGACTTATGATTTTGTGGATGAAAATGATGTGTATCACGGAGGAGCCATTTCTCCAGGCTTGCGTTTGCGATATGAATCCTTGCATAATTTTACCGAAAAGCTACCTTTGCTGCAAGTTAATAATCCAAAGCACTTTGTAGGGGATTCGACCGCAGAAGCTATTCATTCAGGAATTGTAAATGGATTGGTCTATGAGATTAGCGGTTTTGTCGATGAATATAAGTCTAAACATACAAACTTTATCATAATTTTAACGGGTGGTGACTCAGAATTTTTGGCTAAACGATTAAAAAATACCATATTTGCCAATTCAAATTTTCTTTTAGAGAGTTTGAATCGAATTTTTCAATATAAAATAGGAAATGATTAA
- a CDS encoding geranylgeranylglycerol-phosphate geranylgeranyltransferase — MLSRQQKLFVLKIVSLFSVVRGYNIPIIALAQYLSAIFILAPEKRALSVLLDFQLFIIVLASSLAIASGYIINSFYDSKKDLINKPNKSQLDRLVSQNTKLKVYFGLNFFVALIAFFVSFRAVLFFSAYIFLIWFYSHKIKKYPIVGNLMAAFLAILPFFGILLYYYLKMPLYEIESNSGKLAVILSHGAFVFLLILIREMIKDLENLKGDFASDYKTIPIIYGEKVSKKIITGLAILTIVPVYFLINVYDVGYMDIYFYFGFIIMIFFLLYLWKWETKEKYVLLHNVLKFLIVAGVFCIVLINPSVLWHGKNLLLKI, encoded by the coding sequence ATGTTAAGCAGACAGCAAAAACTATTTGTGTTAAAGATTGTGAGTTTGTTCTCAGTGGTTAGAGGTTATAATATTCCTATTATTGCTTTGGCTCAATACTTATCTGCGATTTTTATATTGGCTCCTGAGAAAAGGGCTTTGTCGGTATTATTGGATTTTCAGCTTTTTATAATTGTATTGGCATCTAGTTTGGCTATTGCTTCAGGTTATATTATCAATAGTTTTTATGATAGTAAAAAAGATTTGATTAATAAGCCTAATAAATCTCAATTAGATCGATTGGTGAGTCAAAACACCAAATTGAAAGTCTATTTCGGGCTTAATTTCTTTGTGGCTTTAATTGCGTTTTTTGTTTCTTTCAGAGCAGTTTTATTCTTTTCGGCTTATATTTTCCTGATTTGGTTTTATTCTCATAAAATAAAAAAGTATCCTATCGTGGGAAATCTTATGGCCGCCTTTCTGGCAATATTGCCTTTTTTTGGGATACTCCTTTATTATTATTTAAAAATGCCATTGTATGAAATCGAAAGTAATAGTGGTAAGCTTGCTGTTATACTTTCTCATGGAGCATTTGTTTTTTTGTTAATACTTATAAGGGAAATGATAAAAGACCTGGAAAATCTAAAAGGTGATTTTGCCAGTGATTACAAAACTATCCCGATTATTTACGGAGAAAAAGTTTCTAAAAAAATTATTACCGGATTGGCGATTCTCACAATTGTTCCGGTTTATTTTTTAATCAATGTTTATGATGTTGGTTATATGGATATTTACTTTTATTTTGGATTCATAATTATGATTTTTTTCCTACTGTATTTATGGAAATGGGAAACAAAGGAAAAGTATGTTTTGTTGCATAATGTTTTGAAATTTCTAATTGTTGCCGGGGTATTTTGTATTGTCTTGATCAACCCGAGCGTTTTGTGGCACGGAAAAAATTTATTGTTGAAGATTTAA
- a CDS encoding pseudouridine synthase, translating to MENKGGNNKRSGARPTGSRPGLNKSKPALPKRAQGPKKAKPNTKFPDTATNKVERKPDQAPKRAKAKDEIRLNKYIANSGVCSRRDADIYIQSGNVKVNGVSVTEMGYLVKPGDVVNFDGTVITPEKKVYILLNKPKNFTTALDEGQEYRNVLELVKGSTTSKIAPIGRMDKNTTGLLVFTNDTDMIRKFTLPNQKSPKIYQVSLDKNLKFEDLEKIAKGLVLEGHRVHVEEVSYIEGEAKSEIGIKIRSANIKVVRSIFENFKYDVLKIDRVAFAGLTKKNLPRGNWRVLTDQEIINLKNA from the coding sequence ATGGAGAATAAAGGAGGCAATAATAAGAGAAGCGGTGCTAGACCAACTGGTTCAAGACCGGGTCTTAACAAGTCTAAACCTGCGTTGCCAAAAAGAGCACAGGGGCCTAAAAAAGCAAAACCAAATACTAAGTTCCCAGATACTGCCACGAATAAAGTAGAGAGAAAGCCGGATCAGGCTCCAAAAAGAGCTAAGGCGAAAGACGAGATTCGTTTGAACAAATACATCGCAAATTCGGGGGTTTGTTCCAGACGTGATGCGGATATTTATATTCAGTCAGGGAATGTGAAAGTGAATGGTGTTTCGGTTACTGAAATGGGTTATCTGGTAAAACCGGGAGATGTCGTTAATTTTGACGGGACAGTTATTACGCCTGAGAAAAAAGTGTATATCTTGTTGAATAAACCTAAAAATTTCACTACAGCTTTGGATGAAGGTCAGGAGTATAGAAATGTATTGGAATTGGTAAAAGGGTCAACGACTTCGAAAATAGCTCCAATTGGTAGAATGGACAAAAACACTACAGGATTGTTGGTGTTTACCAATGATACCGATATGATCCGTAAGTTTACGTTGCCGAATCAAAAATCACCCAAAATATACCAAGTTTCCTTAGATAAAAATTTAAAATTTGAGGATTTGGAAAAGATTGCAAAAGGACTTGTGTTGGAAGGACACCGAGTTCATGTTGAGGAAGTAAGTTATATTGAAGGAGAGGCAAAAAGTGAAATCGGAATTAAAATAAGGTCTGCCAATATTAAAGTTGTACGTTCGATATTTGAAAATTTCAAATATGATGTGCTTAAAATTGACCGTGTTGCATTTGCCGGTTTGACAAAGAAAAACTTACCGCGAGGTAATTGGAGAGTTCTTACAGATCAAGAGATTATCAATTTGAAGAATGCATAA
- a CDS encoding MASE1 domain-containing protein, with the protein MKSGNSLTPLYSIPSLLRSTPIAIFVIAALYILLVKISFLVTIDPGTVSPVFIASGFAFASVLILGHKALIGVWIGSLYSNTFIHVNILNLNKEHFLTYIPIGIFISIGTTIAAITGTSIVLRLCKKEDPLNNGRSVLILLILGSISYSTITSLTGVISLIVEGSVPIEQFWYTYKTWWLGDAIGIILITPLILSWFLKDSFKRNNFNFFELTFYGLLSIVVYLLVFFQYNDLKYLIFPLLFWSAYRFPIQITTLIILIISLFAIITTTQGIGPFNEGHMNDSILFLDLFLSTISICSLFLSGIIAERKKAEDSIIASENNLRKNQILLESTLESPKNFSIYSIGRNYEYLSFNHQHSRNMKILFGANIALGMKLQDCNIKKEDLDEAVEVLNKAFLGENTTTVKHFDSNNSHWEFKTSPIASKNDGIIGATVISTDITKKIKDEEALKRSEEKYRNIFETVQDVIFQTDINGIFIDLSPSIKDFCGYTAEELIGKPTYFLQPDDEKSDEVIKLVNEHSVLYYYERVIKKKSGSLKHISLSAKMIFDNEGNKHHINAIARDITQRKENENEIAYQNQKLQIQNKELEQFAYITSHDLQEPLVTLKYFSELIKTEFQKEINENINQYLNFILESSDRMQKLVKGLLDYSRIGNQIELEEINCNEIVNDAISSLSEIIEETNCKITIEDLPKLKGYSIELTELFQHLISNAIKFRKKEAPPIIKINAKLIDENWQFTVEDNGIGIDERDKEKAFVIFKRLNNREDYPGTGIGLAICKKIIALHGGNIWIKSTLGAGTSIHFTIPIKK; encoded by the coding sequence ATGAAATCAGGCAATTCATTAACTCCTTTATATTCGATACCTTCACTATTAAGGTCTACTCCAATTGCAATTTTTGTGATTGCGGCATTATATATTTTACTTGTCAAAATAAGTTTTTTAGTAACAATTGATCCTGGAACTGTGAGTCCTGTTTTTATTGCTTCAGGATTTGCTTTTGCATCGGTATTGATTTTGGGTCACAAAGCACTTATCGGCGTCTGGATTGGCTCTCTTTATTCAAATACTTTTATCCATGTAAATATTCTAAATCTCAATAAAGAACATTTTCTAACTTACATCCCAATAGGTATCTTTATTTCGATTGGCACAACAATAGCAGCAATTACAGGCACAAGTATAGTGTTACGCTTATGCAAAAAAGAAGATCCTTTGAACAATGGTCGAAGTGTACTAATACTTCTTATTTTAGGATCAATCTCCTATTCTACAATAACTTCATTAACAGGAGTAATCAGTTTGATCGTTGAAGGCTCAGTACCTATCGAACAATTTTGGTACACCTACAAAACATGGTGGCTTGGGGATGCAATCGGAATAATTTTAATTACGCCTTTAATATTGTCTTGGTTTTTAAAGGACTCGTTTAAAAGAAATAATTTCAACTTCTTCGAATTAACATTCTATGGATTACTATCTATTGTGGTTTACTTATTAGTTTTTTTTCAATACAACGACTTAAAATACCTCATCTTCCCTCTATTGTTTTGGTCTGCTTATCGATTTCCAATTCAAATCACAACACTAATCATCTTAATTATTTCATTATTTGCGATAATAACAACAACTCAGGGAATAGGACCTTTCAACGAAGGACACATGAACGATTCTATTTTATTTTTGGATCTATTTCTTAGCACAATAAGCATTTGCAGTCTTTTTTTATCAGGAATTATTGCCGAACGAAAAAAAGCCGAAGATTCAATTATAGCAAGTGAAAACAATCTTCGTAAAAATCAAATTCTACTCGAATCTACACTTGAAAGTCCAAAAAACTTCAGTATCTATTCCATTGGTCGAAATTATGAATATCTAAGTTTTAACCACCAGCACAGCCGTAACATGAAAATCTTGTTTGGCGCTAACATTGCTTTGGGTATGAAATTACAGGATTGCAATATCAAAAAGGAAGATTTAGATGAAGCAGTGGAAGTATTAAACAAGGCATTTTTAGGAGAAAACACAACTACCGTAAAACATTTTGACTCCAACAATAGCCATTGGGAATTTAAGACCAGCCCAATTGCAAGCAAAAACGACGGTATTATTGGTGCCACGGTTATTTCGACAGATATTACCAAAAAAATAAAAGATGAAGAAGCTTTAAAAAGAAGCGAAGAAAAATACCGAAATATATTTGAAACTGTTCAGGACGTAATTTTCCAAACTGATATCAACGGAATTTTTATTGATCTAAGTCCGTCAATAAAAGATTTTTGCGGATATACCGCAGAAGAATTGATTGGAAAACCGACCTATTTTTTACAACCCGATGACGAAAAAAGTGACGAAGTAATCAAACTCGTAAATGAACATTCTGTTTTGTATTATTACGAAAGAGTGATTAAAAAAAAATCTGGATCATTAAAACACATTTCCCTAAGCGCCAAAATGATTTTTGACAATGAAGGAAATAAACATCATATAAACGCAATCGCAAGGGACATTACCCAAAGAAAAGAAAACGAAAATGAAATTGCTTATCAAAACCAGAAATTACAAATTCAGAATAAAGAATTAGAGCAATTTGCCTATATCACCTCACATGATTTACAAGAACCTTTAGTTACCCTAAAATATTTCTCAGAACTCATCAAAACGGAATTCCAAAAAGAAATTAACGAAAACATCAATCAGTATCTTAACTTCATTTTGGAATCCTCCGACAGAATGCAAAAACTGGTCAAAGGTTTATTGGACTACTCCCGAATCGGAAACCAAATTGAGCTAGAAGAAATCAATTGTAACGAAATTGTAAATGACGCCATTTCATCTTTATCAGAAATTATAGAAGAGACAAATTGTAAAATTACAATCGAAGATTTACCCAAACTAAAAGGCTATTCAATAGAATTGACCGAATTGTTTCAACATTTAATATCCAATGCCATAAAATTCAGGAAGAAAGAAGCCCCTCCAATCATTAAAATTAATGCAAAATTAATAGATGAAAATTGGCAATTTACTGTTGAAGACAATGGTATAGGAATTGACGAGCGCGACAAAGAAAAAGCCTTTGTCATTTTTAAACGCCTTAATAACCGGGAAGATTATCCGGGAACAGGAATTGGACTAGCTATTTGTAAAAAAATAATAGCCTTGCACGGAGGAAACATTTGGATTAAATCCACATTGGGAGCAGGCACCAGTATTCATTTTACTATACCTATTAAAAAATAA
- a CDS encoding type II toxin-antitoxin system RelE/ParE family toxin, whose product MMKREVVITSRAQTEIQTILEYLEIKWNEKTKRKFANKINSIMIQIVKNPELFPVSTVNKKIRKAVVSRQSSLFYHFNNKYIVVVSLFDTRQNPSKIKKTQ is encoded by the coding sequence ATGATGAAAAGGGAAGTAGTAATTACTTCTAGGGCTCAAACCGAAATTCAAACTATTTTGGAGTATTTGGAAATAAAATGGAACGAAAAAACAAAAAGGAAATTTGCCAATAAGATTAATTCGATTATGATTCAGATTGTTAAAAATCCTGAATTATTTCCGGTTTCTACTGTGAATAAAAAAATCAGAAAAGCAGTTGTCAGTAGGCAATCTTCTTTGTTTTATCATTTTAACAATAAGTATATCGTTGTGGTTTCTTTGTTTGACACTAGACAAAATCCATCAAAAATTAAAAAAACACAATAA
- the lptC gene encoding LPS export ABC transporter periplasmic protein LptC, which translates to MAFFKKYTLSFFLLIIVVSMVLGCENNFKEVQKNDYSEFVPSGDADNVNLKYTDSGKIKSILISPKMYDYANVEFAFTEFPKGVDVTIYDNKGKRTFIRSNYAISYKPTNIIDLQGKVKITSETGQMLETEQLYFDQKNQWFFTEKKFKLTDAKGGSTGQGIDFSKDFKVVNSQRIEGEVESSE; encoded by the coding sequence ATGGCTTTCTTCAAAAAATATACTCTATCATTTTTTCTGCTAATTATTGTTGTTAGCATGGTTTTGGGCTGTGAGAATAATTTTAAGGAAGTACAAAAAAATGATTATTCGGAATTTGTTCCCAGTGGTGATGCCGACAATGTAAATTTGAAATATACCGATTCGGGAAAAATAAAATCCATATTGATAAGTCCGAAAATGTATGATTATGCGAATGTAGAATTCGCATTCACGGAATTTCCAAAAGGGGTAGACGTGACAATCTATGACAATAAAGGGAAAAGAACTTTTATCAGGTCAAATTATGCGATTTCATATAAGCCGACTAATATTATTGATTTGCAGGGAAAAGTAAAAATAACGTCGGAAACTGGTCAGATGCTTGAAACGGAACAGTTGTATTTTGATCAAAAAAATCAATGGTTTTTTACTGAGAAAAAATTTAAATTGACGGATGCTAAAGGAGGGTCAACGGGACAAGGAATTGACTTTAGCAAAGACTTTAAAGTGGTGAATTCGCAACGAATAGAAGGCGAAGTCGAATCTTCGGAATAA